ATATTGAAGTGAACTCCGTTCCAGGAAAAACCACCTTTACCGTGTTACTCCCAGTTTAAATAGATTGTAGACCAAATCATCAAATTACTTTTTACCAAAAAACACCAAAACAGAAGTGAATGCATCTAAATTGCATCATAAAGAGAGTCTGAAATTATATTTGGCAAACAAAATTTCTGTCAATTTTTTCTTTGCTATTTTCGTAAGCTTACAAATATGAGGCTATGACATTAAAGTCTAAAAGCCCGGCCATTATCATCGCTTCCATTGCTTTTTTATTTTTTATTTTACAAGTTCTGATTCGAGTCGATACCTATTACCTATCCGATCCTCTCGTAAAAATGATCCAAACAGTTTCCCTCTGGAACCAAAATTGGTCAACGGAGGGCATACTTTATCCTGCACGGGACTTAGATCCGCTTTTTCAATTAAGCCCACTCAACGAAGGATTTGTTTTCTTAAATAACGATAGACTCATTGGCCAATATCCAATTGCTTTTACCTCACTATACTCTTTGTTTGGTTTTTTACCCTTTTCTGTTCTTCCCTATTTCAATTTTATTTTTTTATTATTATTTATAAATTTATTATTTAAAAATTCGATTCAAATATCTACCATTATTATTGTATCATTAGGTACGGTTGTTTTTCCTCTGTTAGTCGACTTCTCAGAAAATGGACTGTTTATCATTCTTGCTGGTTATGGATATAGTTTTCTCTTCAAAGCATTTCTCTCAGACAAAAAAAATGATTGGATATTAGGGAATCTCTTCCTTGGATTATCTTTATGGTTTCGATTGGAAGGAATTTTATTCTTTTTTGCTATCCAAGCCACGATTGGATTCATCCAAATATTCATCAAAAAAGAATCAATCATTCAAAATTTCCACCCGGTTCGATATTCTATTTTTATTTTGTTTTTAATAGCTTTTCTTCTTTGGAATACTTTTAGTTACTCACACCCGTTAGGCACAAGACATCTTACAAATTTTGACCATAATGGAAGAACAATCACAGACCAAATTAAAATTTTCTTTTCGATGGTATTCACATATCCAAGACCAGATGGTTGGTCCTTTGGTTTTTTTCTTCACAGCCCCATTTTTTTATATGCAATTGCAAAACTAAGAAAAAAACAAATCCTTGATCATCTAAATCTATTATTCCACCTTTTATCTGCAGTAATTTTTATTATCATCGCAGGTATATCCTCACCAAACGATGGTATCACTTTAACAGGTAGATATTTAGTGGTTACAATATTCCCTCTTTCATTTATCTTAAATGAACAAATGGAAAAACTGAAAACAAAAAAATGGATTCTATATTCTATTTACACATGGATGTTGCTCTGTTCATTCGTTGTTATCCTGATTTTTTATTTTTCAAGTAGTGAACTCAGAAAATTACGTAAAGAACTGTCCAAATTCAACTCCCCTCTCATCGTAACCACAAACGAATTAATCTCAGGCGGATTTGGACTCGAGTTAGTAGATAAAAAAGTAATTTGTGTAAGAAGAGATAACCTACTCGATTATTTTTCTGAAAATCTCAAAAAAAATATGCCAAACGAATTCACTATTTTAACAGTTGAGAAAGAAACAAACTACAATAAAGACGAAAGAAGACTCTTTACATCCATCCTTACAAAATCTGAACAATCTGGATACGATTGTTCCACTGAAGAACGTACGGCGAGAATTTTAGGAAGAAAATGTATCCAATTGAAACAAAAATAATTAAACTCTATTAAATTCAATTGGAATCAGTAGGAAAAAGCGCAAGGGATCGCAGCGTAAATCCTTTACGAAGTAAAGATTGAAGCGGAGAGCCCGGTCGCAGTTCTGCGATGCGCCGAGAAAAATAGCAAAAATGATCCAATATGGATTTTTGTCTTTGGTAAACTATAATGACAAAAGGAGATATTATGGCTTTCCAACAAATCCAAACAGGGATCATTACCGAGAAATTAATCGAAACAAAAACCTTTTACGAAAAATGGTTAGGACTTAGCACTAAATTTGAATCAGATTGGTTTGTTTTACTTTGTTTACCCAACCGCCCAGAAGTAGAACTCGCTATTATGAAACCTAACCAACCACAGGTGAGAAAACCATACT
The DNA window shown above is from Leptospira brenneri and carries:
- a CDS encoding LA_3751/LA_3752 family putative glycosyltransferase — protein: MTLKSKSPAIIIASIAFLFFILQVLIRVDTYYLSDPLVKMIQTVSLWNQNWSTEGILYPARDLDPLFQLSPLNEGFVFLNNDRLIGQYPIAFTSLYSLFGFLPFSVLPYFNFIFLLLFINLLFKNSIQISTIIIVSLGTVVFPLLVDFSENGLFIILAGYGYSFLFKAFLSDKKNDWILGNLFLGLSLWFRLEGILFFFAIQATIGFIQIFIKKESIIQNFHPVRYSIFILFLIAFLLWNTFSYSHPLGTRHLTNFDHNGRTITDQIKIFFSMVFTYPRPDGWSFGFFLHSPIFLYAIAKLRKKQILDHLNLLFHLLSAVIFIIIAGISSPNDGITLTGRYLVVTIFPLSFILNEQMEKLKTKKWILYSIYTWMLLCSFVVILIFYFSSSELRKLRKELSKFNSPLIVTTNELISGGFGLELVDKKVICVRRDNLLDYFSENLKKNMPNEFTILTVEKETNYNKDERRLFTSILTKSEQSGYDCSTEERTARILGRKCIQLKQK